In a genomic window of bacterium:
- a CDS encoding radical SAM protein — MKKHPLIGILIEVTQNCNLRCLYCFLETYEGTLEFTRIIKLLDEAANIGIFSLKLSGGEPFMRGDILDIIEEARRRSFAVQIGTNGTLITDAIAKKLANLNVHKVALTIYGVSADTYVQFTGVDAFSKAMDGVHNLSRNGIRTVVKFPITKINYHEVPKVPAMFTGMPNVKLIFSALISGRRNHNMSPIKYQLPTSDIYQIVQKSNIKLEEDITNINVKNISQSTVGISCGAGISCCTITSDGRVLPCPIFPLEAGNIYKKSLKEILDCSPVLLKLRNTTISDMVDCHSCKYLRFCVRCPAMSYLEKKDYCKASDNLCKFIYEWRALKEGTMHAHY; from the coding sequence ATGAAGAAACACCCTCTAATAGGTATTTTAATAGAAGTAACTCAAAACTGCAACTTAAGGTGTCTTTACTGTTTTCTTGAAACTTATGAAGGGACGTTGGAATTCACCCGCATTATTAAGCTATTGGATGAGGCAGCTAATATTGGTATCTTTTCTCTTAAACTATCAGGTGGCGAGCCTTTTATGAGAGGCGACATTCTTGATATTATAGAGGAAGCAAGGAGGCGCAGTTTTGCAGTCCAGATTGGCACAAATGGTACTCTAATCACAGACGCTATTGCAAAGAAGCTTGCAAACCTTAATGTGCACAAGGTAGCGTTGACAATTTATGGTGTCTCTGCTGATACTTACGTGCAGTTTACCGGTGTAGATGCATTTTCAAAAGCAATGGATGGTGTACATAATCTTTCAAGAAATGGTATAAGGACTGTAGTAAAGTTTCCAATAACAAAAATTAACTACCATGAAGTCCCTAAGGTACCGGCTATGTTTACCGGAATGCCAAATGTAAAGCTGATATTCTCTGCATTGATAAGTGGTAGGAGGAATCATAACATGAGTCCTATAAAATACCAGCTACCGACTTCTGATATATATCAAATTGTACAAAAATCAAACATAAAGTTGGAAGAAGATATAACTAATATCAATGTAAAAAACATAAGCCAAAGTACAGTAGGTATATCGTGTGGGGCTGGCATCTCATGTTGTACTATTACTTCTGACGGACGAGTCCTTCCGTGTCCTATCTTTCCATTGGAAGCAGGTAATATCTATAAGAAGTCTCTAAAAGAGATACTGGATTGCTCACCTGTACTCTTAAAGCTGAGAAACACGACCATTTCCGATATGGTAGATTGTCATTCTTGCAAATATCTTAGATTCTGTGTGCGGTGTCCTGCTATGTCTTATTTAGAGAAGAAAGATTACTGTAAGGCATCTGATAACCTTTGTAAGTTCATATATGAGTGGAGAGCGCTTAAGGAAGGTACAATGCATGCACACTATTAA
- a CDS encoding PqqD family protein, with product MELSNKVRIKKEELAWREIEGEVLLLHLPTERYYILNKVGSYIWKQFDGNKPISEIIDNIKRDCDVAKTADVSSDLLEFVTDLLQEGLIALT from the coding sequence ATGGAACTTTCAAATAAGGTCAGAATAAAAAAAGAAGAGCTTGCTTGGCGAGAAATAGAAGGTGAGGTCCTTTTACTTCATCTCCCTACAGAGAGATATTATATTCTTAACAAAGTAGGTAGCTACATTTGGAAACAATTTGATGGCAATAAGCCTATTAGTGAGATTATAGATAATATAAAGAGGGATTGCGATGTTGCTAAAACTGCTGATGTATCTAGTGACTTACTTGAATTTGTCACCGACCTGTTACAAGAGGGGCTAATCGCACTTACATGA
- a CDS encoding radical SAM protein, with the protein MITLNGLAIEVTTHCNFRCKHCCITDFNLELPFTKIEGVLDEFISLKGIFLQLTGGEVLLHPDFFKIVAKARRLGLCITICSNGSLITNSIVSELKGLGVFYYSLGIYGASAATYEAVTGVSSGYERAIRAIRTILENNCYVGVGVLLTNDNIQELDKMVRVLSQFPLKSLKFNPLILNRRDGSISHPSCHLSEDAIIGLLKNGPQSVEFIVNRGNGLKSPYQNCNAGLAGCYITADGNIYPCPFLPISAGNIYKESLAEIWNNSPVFLKLRNATRSSFVDCCDCSLFYKCKRCLASAYFTHGDIFKRPDFICKVMSRYYGTFK; encoded by the coding sequence ATGATTACTTTAAATGGGCTCGCAATAGAGGTAACTACTCATTGCAATTTTAGATGCAAGCACTGTTGCATAACAGATTTTAACTTGGAGCTCCCGTTTACTAAAATAGAAGGTGTACTTGACGAATTCATTAGCCTTAAAGGTATTTTCCTACAGCTGACAGGTGGCGAAGTCTTGTTGCATCCCGATTTCTTTAAAATAGTTGCAAAAGCGCGTAGGTTAGGTCTATGTATAACCATATGCTCAAATGGCTCATTAATTACAAACTCAATTGTTAGTGAATTGAAGGGGCTCGGTGTCTTCTACTACTCTTTAGGGATATATGGGGCATCTGCTGCTACTTACGAGGCAGTAACCGGTGTATCTTCTGGATATGAGCGTGCAATAAGAGCTATTAGAACCATATTAGAAAATAATTGTTATGTAGGTGTAGGAGTACTATTAACTAATGACAATATTCAAGAGTTAGATAAAATGGTACGTGTTCTAAGTCAGTTTCCTTTAAAATCTCTAAAGTTTAACCCTCTCATACTTAATAGACGCGACGGAAGTATATCTCACCCTTCTTGTCATTTGAGTGAAGATGCAATAATTGGGCTATTAAAAAATGGCCCCCAATCAGTTGAATTTATAGTAAATAGAGGTAACGGACTCAAATCACCGTATCAAAATTGTAACGCCGGGCTCGCCGGTTGTTATATTACAGCGGATGGCAATATTTATCCGTGTCCCTTTCTTCCTATTTCTGCAGGTAATATTTATAAGGAATCTCTTGCAGAAATATGGAACAACTCACCTGTTTTTCTTAAATTAAGAAATGCTACACGCTCTTCTTTCGTAGACTGCTGTGATTGTTCTCTCTTTTACAAATGCAAGCGCTGTCTTGCATCAGCTTATTTTACTCATGGAGATATATTTAAGAGACCTGATTTCATATGTAAGGTAATGAGTAGGTATTATGGAACTTTCAAATAA